A genomic window from Micromonospora violae includes:
- a CDS encoding SRPBCC family protein: protein MILVERSAHVAAPIEVVWDVVQRAEQLPAWLAGVRAAEVLSGEGFGRRQLVQAGRGSAHEAEVIAYQEPTLIGWRERAKGAGARAEARTEIYVQLTGDEEEGGTIVRLIVVRWPAGPVKAALLRLGLRRVGADLEDSLARLTDLAAVG, encoded by the coding sequence ATGATCCTCGTGGAACGCAGTGCGCACGTGGCGGCGCCAATTGAAGTGGTCTGGGATGTCGTGCAGCGGGCCGAGCAGTTGCCGGCCTGGCTGGCCGGGGTCCGCGCGGCCGAAGTGCTCTCGGGAGAGGGCTTCGGGCGGCGACAACTTGTCCAGGCGGGGCGCGGCTCGGCGCATGAGGCCGAGGTGATCGCCTACCAGGAGCCGACGCTGATCGGCTGGCGGGAACGGGCGAAGGGCGCCGGTGCTCGGGCGGAGGCGCGCACCGAGATCTACGTCCAGCTCACCGGAGACGAGGAGGAGGGCGGAACCATCGTGCGCCTCATCGTGGTCCGCTGGCCGGCCGGCCCGGTCAAGGCGGCCCTGCTGCGCCTCGGACTGCGTCGGGTCGGCGCCGACCTGGAGGACTCGCTGGCCCGGCTCACCGACCTGGCCGCCGTCGGCTGA
- a CDS encoding YjbQ family protein yields the protein MRSDVITVQTGSRPTVRDITAEAQQFVSGEDDGLLHVFVPHATAGLAIIETGAGSDDDLLSALADLLPTEDRWRHRHGSPGHGRDHVLPAFIPPYATLPVLGGRLALGTWQSICLVDTNGDNPTRQVRFSFLPG from the coding sequence ATGCGCAGCGACGTGATCACCGTCCAGACCGGGTCCCGGCCGACCGTCCGGGACATCACCGCCGAGGCCCAGCAGTTCGTCTCGGGCGAGGACGACGGCCTGCTGCACGTCTTCGTGCCGCACGCCACCGCCGGCCTGGCGATCATCGAGACCGGGGCGGGCTCCGACGACGACCTGCTCAGCGCGCTGGCCGACCTGCTCCCCACCGAGGACCGCTGGCGGCACCGACACGGCTCGCCCGGGCACGGCCGCGATCACGTGCTGCCGGCGTTCATCCCGCCGTACGCCACACTGCCGGTGCTCGGCGGCCGGCTGGCACTGGGCACCTGGCAGTCGATCTGCCTGGTCGACACCAACGGCGACAACCCGACCCGCCAGGTCCGCTTCTCCTTCCTGCCCGGCTGA
- a CDS encoding TetR/AcrR family transcriptional regulator, protein MTASADRNRRADARRNSSAILDAAVRLLDAQPDASLDAIASTAGVTRQTVYAHFPSREHLMAAVVRRITDEAVAAMDAADPDNGSATDALIRVLEAGARTAGRHPVLVQQIASLPVTPQVDEERHAPVTDRINRVIQRGQASGEFDNGLPASWLATITIKLGHAAGEEVDAGRMSPAEAANALRTVLIRMLHPGS, encoded by the coding sequence ATGACCGCCTCAGCAGACCGCAACCGCCGTGCCGACGCACGCCGCAACAGCAGCGCGATCCTCGACGCGGCAGTCCGACTGCTCGACGCGCAGCCCGACGCGAGCCTCGACGCCATCGCCAGCACCGCCGGCGTGACCCGGCAGACCGTCTACGCCCACTTCCCGTCCCGCGAGCACCTGATGGCGGCGGTCGTGCGACGGATCACCGACGAGGCCGTCGCCGCGATGGACGCCGCCGACCCCGACAACGGATCGGCCACGGACGCGCTGATCCGCGTCCTCGAGGCCGGTGCCCGGACCGCCGGGCGCCATCCGGTCCTCGTCCAGCAGATCGCGTCGCTTCCGGTGACCCCGCAGGTGGACGAGGAACGCCACGCACCGGTCACCGACCGGATCAACCGCGTGATCCAGCGCGGTCAGGCGAGCGGCGAGTTCGACAACGGGCTCCCGGCCAGCTGGCTGGCCACGATCACCATCAAGCTCGGTCACGCCGCCGGCGAGGAGGTCGACGCCGGCCGAATGTCTCCAGCCGAGGCCGCCAACGCGCTGCGTACCGTCCTGATCAGGATGCTGCACCCTGGATCATGA
- the aceE gene encoding pyruvate dehydrogenase (acetyl-transferring), homodimeric type, producing the protein MATERKRPVISDGLPSQLPDIDPEETSEWVESLDGVIDERGAKRARYVMLRLLERARERQVGVPPLTTTDYINTIPSEREPWFPGDEHVERRIRAYVRWNAAMLVHRAQRPEIGVGGHISTFASSASLYEVGFNHFFRGKNHPGGGDQIFYQGHASPGMYARAFLEGRLSEHQLDGFRQELSHPGGGLPSYPHPRLMPDFWEFPTVSMGLGGLNAIYQARFNRYMQHRGIKDTSQQHVWAFLGDGEMDEPETLGAIGVAAREELDNLTFVINCNLQRLDGPVRGNGKVMQELEAFFRGAGWNVIKVVWGREWDPLLAADTDGALVNLMNTTTDGDYQTYKAESGAYVREHFFGRDARTRKMVEPLSDDEIWNLKRGGHDYRKLYAAYKAATEHTGQPTVILAKTIKGWTLGSHFEGRNATHQMKKLTLEDLKTFRDRLYLDIPDSALEENPYLPPYFHPGEKSDEMAYLKERREQLGGYLPSRRTSTKRLAIPGPERFADIKRGSGKQKVATTQAFVRLLKDVMKDKEFGKRWVPIIPDEARTFGLDSIFPTAKIYSPHGQRYTSVDRELFLSYKESTSGQILHEGINEAGSVASFTAAGSAYATHDEPMIPMYIFYSMFGFQRTADGLWAAADQMARGFLLGATAGRTTLNGEGLQHEDGHSLLIAATNPAVVAYDPAFAYEIAHILEQGLHRMYGDAQENVFYYLTVYNEPTLQPAEPADVDVEGLLKGIYRYSPAPQVDGPKANLLASGTGMQWALKAQQLLAQDWGVGADVWSVTSWTELRRDAVETEEYNLLNPGAEAKVPYIQQKLADADGPKIAVSDFMRAVPDLIARWVPGDYTSLGTDGFGMSDTRHALRRHFHVDAESIVVATLRQLARSGAVPATVPAEAAKKYAIDDVNAAPVGETGGDS; encoded by the coding sequence GTGGCTACGGAACGCAAGCGCCCGGTGATCAGCGACGGCCTACCGAGCCAGCTTCCGGACATCGACCCTGAAGAAACCAGCGAATGGGTCGAGTCGCTTGATGGTGTCATCGACGAGCGCGGCGCCAAACGCGCCCGCTACGTCATGCTGCGCCTGCTGGAGCGGGCCCGTGAACGCCAGGTCGGGGTTCCCCCCCTGACCACCACCGACTACATCAACACCATCCCGTCGGAGCGCGAACCCTGGTTCCCGGGTGACGAGCACGTCGAGCGGCGGATCCGGGCGTACGTCCGGTGGAACGCCGCCATGCTGGTGCACCGGGCGCAGCGCCCGGAGATCGGCGTCGGCGGGCACATCTCCACCTTCGCCAGCTCGGCCTCGCTCTACGAGGTGGGCTTCAACCACTTCTTCCGGGGCAAGAACCACCCGGGCGGCGGCGACCAGATCTTCTACCAGGGCCACGCCTCCCCCGGCATGTACGCGCGGGCGTTCCTGGAAGGGCGGCTCAGCGAGCACCAGCTCGACGGGTTCCGTCAGGAGCTGTCGCACCCCGGTGGTGGGCTGCCCTCGTACCCGCACCCTCGGCTCATGCCGGACTTCTGGGAGTTCCCCACCGTCTCGATGGGTCTCGGCGGTCTGAACGCGATCTACCAGGCCCGGTTCAACCGGTACATGCAGCACCGGGGCATCAAGGACACCTCCCAGCAGCACGTCTGGGCGTTCCTCGGCGACGGCGAGATGGACGAGCCGGAGACGCTCGGTGCCATCGGCGTCGCCGCCCGCGAGGAGCTGGACAACCTCACCTTCGTGATCAACTGCAACCTGCAGCGGCTGGACGGCCCGGTCCGGGGCAACGGCAAGGTCATGCAGGAGCTGGAGGCGTTCTTCCGGGGTGCCGGCTGGAACGTGATCAAGGTCGTCTGGGGCCGTGAGTGGGACCCGCTGCTCGCCGCGGACACCGACGGTGCGCTGGTCAACCTGATGAACACCACGACCGACGGCGACTACCAGACCTACAAGGCGGAGTCGGGCGCGTACGTGCGGGAGCACTTCTTCGGCCGTGACGCACGGACCCGCAAGATGGTCGAGCCCCTCAGCGACGACGAGATCTGGAACCTCAAGCGGGGTGGGCACGACTACCGCAAGCTCTACGCGGCCTACAAGGCGGCCACCGAGCACACCGGTCAGCCCACCGTCATCCTGGCGAAGACGATCAAGGGCTGGACGCTCGGCTCGCACTTCGAGGGCCGCAACGCGACCCACCAGATGAAGAAGCTGACGCTGGAGGACTTGAAGACCTTCCGCGACCGGCTCTACCTGGACATCCCGGACTCGGCTCTGGAGGAGAACCCCTACCTCCCGCCGTACTTCCACCCGGGCGAGAAGTCCGACGAGATGGCGTACCTCAAGGAGCGGCGCGAGCAGCTCGGCGGATACCTGCCGTCCCGGCGAACCAGCACCAAGCGGCTGGCCATCCCCGGCCCGGAGCGGTTCGCCGACATCAAGCGCGGCTCGGGCAAGCAGAAGGTGGCCACCACGCAGGCCTTCGTCCGGCTGCTCAAGGACGTGATGAAGGACAAGGAGTTCGGCAAGCGCTGGGTGCCGATCATTCCGGACGAGGCCCGCACCTTCGGTCTCGACTCGATCTTCCCGACCGCGAAGATCTACTCCCCGCACGGCCAGCGCTACACCTCGGTCGACCGCGAGCTGTTCCTGTCGTACAAGGAGTCGACCTCCGGGCAGATCCTGCACGAGGGGATCAACGAGGCCGGTTCGGTGGCCTCGTTCACCGCGGCCGGCTCGGCGTACGCCACGCACGACGAGCCGATGATCCCGATGTACATCTTCTACTCGATGTTCGGGTTCCAGCGGACCGCCGACGGGCTGTGGGCGGCGGCCGACCAGATGGCCCGGGGCTTCCTGCTCGGCGCCACCGCGGGTCGCACCACGCTCAACGGTGAGGGCCTTCAGCACGAGGACGGGCACTCGCTGCTGATCGCCGCCACCAACCCGGCCGTGGTGGCGTACGACCCGGCGTTCGCGTACGAGATCGCGCACATCCTGGAGCAGGGTCTGCACCGGATGTACGGGGACGCGCAGGAGAACGTCTTCTACTACCTGACGGTCTACAACGAGCCGACCCTGCAGCCGGCCGAGCCGGCCGACGTGGACGTGGAGGGCCTGCTCAAGGGCATCTACCGCTACTCGCCGGCACCGCAGGTCGACGGGCCGAAGGCCAACCTGCTCGCCTCGGGCACCGGAATGCAGTGGGCGCTCAAGGCCCAGCAGCTGCTCGCCCAGGACTGGGGGGTGGGCGCCGACGTCTGGTCGGTCACCTCCTGGACGGAGCTGCGCCGCGACGCGGTGGAGACCGAGGAGTACAACCTGCTCAACCCGGGCGCCGAGGCGAAGGTTCCGTACATCCAGCAGAAGCTGGCCGATGCGGACGGGCCGAAGATCGCGGTCAGCGACTTCATGCGCGCGGTACCGGATCTGATCGCCCGCTGGGTACCCGGCGACTACACGTCGCTCGGCACCGACGGTTTCGGCATGTCGGACACCAGGCACGCGCTGCGCCGGCACTTCCACGTCGACGCGGAGTCGATCGTGGTGGCCACGCTGCGGCAGCTCGCCCGCAGCGGCGCGGTGCCGGCCACGGTGCCGGCCGAGGCCGCCAAGAAGTACGCGATCGACGACGTCAACGCCGCCCCAGTGGGCGAAACCGGCGGCGACAGCTGA
- a CDS encoding MarR family winged helix-turn-helix transcriptional regulator has protein sequence MAHVTAALRHRQGSAFAELGLTPAAARALRELDPDHPLPARDLAGQLGCDRSNVTVLVDKLEQAGLVERRTDPTDRRQKTLLVTGEGRVVRARVIEVMSDSRLLSGLTDEELSTLRDLVWKVSDGGCPESCGPE, from the coding sequence ATGGCGCACGTCACCGCCGCGCTGCGACACCGGCAGGGCTCCGCGTTCGCCGAGTTGGGCCTCACCCCGGCGGCGGCCCGGGCGCTGCGGGAGTTGGACCCGGACCACCCGCTGCCGGCCCGGGACCTCGCCGGTCAGCTGGGTTGCGACCGGTCGAACGTGACGGTGCTGGTCGACAAGCTGGAGCAGGCCGGGTTGGTCGAGCGCCGTACCGACCCGACGGACCGGCGGCAGAAGACGCTGCTGGTGACCGGCGAGGGGCGGGTCGTGCGAGCCCGGGTGATCGAGGTGATGTCCGACTCCCGACTCCTGTCCGGGCTCACCGACGAGGAGCTGAGCACCCTTCGTGACCTGGTCTGGAAGGTGTCCGACGGCGGCTGTCCGGAGTCCTGCGGGCCGGAGTGA
- a CDS encoding peroxiredoxin, protein MPIEVGAEAPDFVLKDQNNQEVRLSDFRGRRTVLLVFYPLAFTGTCQGELSEVRDNLGEYVNDDVQVLTVSVDSAYSHKIWADREGYQFPMLADFWPHGGVAQAYGVFNDVAGFANRGTFVIDKTGVVRFAEMNGPGEARDQQGWRKAIAEAAG, encoded by the coding sequence ATGCCCATCGAGGTTGGTGCCGAGGCGCCGGACTTCGTGCTCAAGGACCAGAACAACCAGGAGGTCCGTCTCTCGGACTTCCGGGGCAGGCGCACCGTGCTGCTGGTCTTCTACCCGCTCGCCTTCACCGGCACCTGCCAGGGCGAGTTGAGCGAGGTGCGCGACAACCTCGGCGAGTACGTGAACGACGACGTCCAGGTGCTGACGGTCAGCGTCGACTCGGCCTACAGCCACAAGATCTGGGCCGACCGCGAGGGCTACCAGTTCCCGATGCTGGCCGACTTCTGGCCGCACGGCGGTGTCGCCCAGGCGTACGGGGTCTTCAACGACGTCGCCGGCTTCGCCAACCGGGGCACCTTCGTCATCGACAAGACCGGCGTAGTCCGCTTCGCCGAGATGAACGGCCCGGGCGAGGCCCGCGACCAGCAGGGCTGGCGCAAGGCCATCGCCGAAGCGGCCGGCTGA
- a CDS encoding MFS transporter, giving the protein MTTLDPTPTSLPAALAEPTVPVRRGWIGLIFAANLGVWMAFFTPIQVLLPQQIEQIAPGDKENVLALVTGLGALAAVLANPLAGALSDRTCLRIAGREFGRRHVWTAGGAVLGAAALVLLAQQRTILGVVLGWVAAQVCFNAMLASLTAAVPDRVPVRQRGGVSGWVGIPQALGLVLGALLVTAVVTGNAAGYLAIAVAVLLLSLPFALLTPDEPLPRTHRPVFRTRALLASMWISPRRHPDFAWAWITRFLVQLGNALGTLYLLYFLSDGVRHPDPEGGLLVLILLYTLGMMLTAVVAGRLSDRSGRRKIYVITSGLIMAVAALLLAVAPVWPMAVVAALLLGAGYGVYLSVDAALITQVLPRATDRAKDLGVINIANSAPQVLGPALSAPLVVYLGGYPTLYAVTAVVTLVGSVLVVKIRSVR; this is encoded by the coding sequence GTGACCACCCTCGACCCGACGCCGACGTCGTTGCCGGCGGCGCTCGCCGAGCCGACGGTGCCGGTGCGGCGCGGCTGGATCGGTCTGATCTTCGCGGCCAACCTCGGCGTCTGGATGGCGTTCTTCACGCCCATCCAGGTGCTGCTGCCCCAGCAGATCGAGCAGATCGCGCCCGGCGACAAGGAGAACGTGCTGGCCCTGGTCACCGGCCTCGGCGCGCTGGCGGCGGTACTGGCCAACCCCCTCGCGGGCGCGCTCTCCGACCGGACCTGCCTGCGGATCGCCGGTCGCGAGTTCGGTCGTCGCCACGTCTGGACGGCGGGCGGGGCGGTGCTCGGCGCGGCGGCCCTGGTGCTGCTCGCCCAGCAGCGGACCATCCTCGGGGTCGTCCTCGGTTGGGTCGCCGCGCAGGTCTGCTTCAACGCGATGCTGGCCAGCCTCACCGCGGCCGTCCCGGACCGGGTCCCGGTGCGGCAGCGCGGCGGCGTCTCCGGCTGGGTGGGCATCCCGCAGGCGCTCGGGCTGGTGCTCGGCGCGCTGCTGGTCACCGCCGTGGTCACCGGCAACGCGGCGGGCTACCTGGCCATCGCGGTGGCCGTCCTGCTGTTGTCGTTGCCGTTCGCGCTGCTCACCCCCGACGAACCGCTGCCGCGTACGCACCGGCCGGTGTTCCGGACGCGGGCGCTGCTGGCCTCGATGTGGATCAGCCCCCGCCGGCACCCGGATTTCGCCTGGGCCTGGATCACCCGGTTCCTGGTCCAGTTGGGCAACGCGCTGGGCACCCTCTACCTGCTGTACTTCCTCAGCGACGGGGTGCGTCACCCGGACCCCGAGGGCGGTCTGCTGGTGCTGATCCTGCTCTACACGCTCGGGATGATGCTGACCGCGGTGGTCGCCGGACGCCTCTCCGACCGCTCCGGCCGCCGCAAGATCTACGTGATCACCTCTGGGCTGATCATGGCGGTGGCGGCGCTGCTGCTCGCTGTCGCGCCGGTCTGGCCGATGGCCGTCGTCGCCGCGCTGCTGCTCGGCGCCGGCTACGGCGTCTACCTCTCGGTGGACGCCGCGTTGATCACCCAGGTGCTGCCCCGGGCCACCGACCGGGCCAAGGACCTGGGCGTCATCAACATCGCCAACTCGGCGCCGCAGGTGCTCGGCCCGGCGCTCTCCGCCCCGCTCGTGGTGTACCTGGGCGGCTACCCCACCCTCTACGCGGTGACCGCCGTGGTCACCCTGGTCGGCAGCGTCCTGGTCGTCAAGATCCGTTCAGTCCGGTGA
- a CDS encoding GH1 family beta-glucosidase → MSTAPMPQFPTGFRWGVSTSAHQIEGATTADGRGPSIWDTFAHSPGRISDGSSAQVACDHYHRHSEDTALLAGLGVSAYRFSIAWPRVQPTGTGATNAAGLDFYDRLVDELLAADIDPVATLYHWDLPQPLEDAGGWLHRDTAARFAEYAEKTAARLGDRVRLWITLNEPFIHMSLGYGMGVHAPGRMLLFDAFPVAHHQLLGHGLAVQALRAHTTNPVAIANNYSPVRVLGDRDADRAAGAAYEALHNRLFTDPLLGRGYPELPGFDASVVHPGDLDTIAAPIDVLGVNYYNPTGVRAAEEGSPLPFDLVALDGYPRTAFDWPVAPDGLRELLGWLHDTYGDALPPIEITESGCAYDDVPDADGQVADPERIAYLDGHLRAVRAALDDGVDVRGYFVWSLLDNWEWAEGFTKRFGLVHVDYAAQTRTPKSSYTWLRDVIAAGRPGSTR, encoded by the coding sequence ATGTCGACCGCACCGATGCCCCAGTTCCCCACCGGCTTCCGCTGGGGCGTCTCCACATCGGCCCACCAGATCGAAGGCGCCACCACGGCCGACGGCCGAGGTCCGTCCATCTGGGACACCTTTGCGCACTCCCCCGGCCGGATCAGCGACGGCAGCAGCGCGCAGGTGGCCTGCGACCACTACCACCGGCACAGCGAGGACACCGCGCTCCTGGCCGGGCTGGGCGTCTCCGCGTACCGGTTCTCCATCGCCTGGCCCCGGGTCCAGCCCACCGGCACCGGCGCCACCAACGCGGCCGGGCTGGACTTCTACGACCGCCTGGTGGACGAGTTGCTGGCCGCCGACATCGACCCAGTGGCCACCCTCTACCACTGGGACCTGCCGCAACCCCTCGAAGACGCCGGCGGCTGGCTGCACCGCGACACCGCCGCCCGGTTCGCCGAGTACGCCGAGAAGACCGCCGCCCGGCTCGGCGACCGGGTCCGGCTCTGGATCACCCTCAACGAACCGTTCATCCACATGAGCCTCGGCTACGGCATGGGTGTGCACGCCCCCGGCCGGATGCTGCTCTTCGACGCCTTTCCGGTCGCCCACCACCAACTGCTCGGACACGGGCTCGCGGTGCAGGCACTGCGGGCGCACACCACCAACCCGGTGGCGATCGCCAACAACTACTCGCCGGTGCGGGTGCTCGGCGACCGCGACGCCGACCGGGCCGCCGGGGCCGCGTACGAGGCGCTGCACAACCGCCTCTTCACCGACCCGCTGCTCGGCCGCGGCTACCCGGAACTGCCCGGCTTCGACGCGAGCGTCGTGCACCCCGGCGACCTCGACACGATCGCCGCGCCGATCGACGTGCTCGGGGTCAACTACTACAACCCCACCGGGGTACGGGCGGCCGAGGAGGGCTCGCCCCTGCCGTTCGACCTCGTCGCGCTGGACGGCTACCCGCGTACCGCCTTCGACTGGCCGGTGGCCCCCGATGGGCTGCGCGAACTGCTCGGCTGGCTCCACGACACGTACGGCGACGCGCTGCCGCCCATCGAGATCACCGAGAGCGGCTGCGCGTACGACGACGTACCCGACGCCGACGGGCAGGTGGCGGATCCGGAGCGGATCGCGTACCTCGACGGGCACCTGCGCGCGGTCCGGGCCGCCCTCGACGACGGGGTGGACGTACGCGGGTACTTCGTCTGGTCGCTGCTGGACAACTGGGAGTGGGCCGAGGGGTTCACCAAGCGCTTCGGTCTGGTGCACGTCGACTACGCCGCCCAGACCCGTACGCCGAAGTCGTCGTACACCTGGTTGCGGGACGTGATTGCGGCCGGCCGGCCGGGGTCGACGCGGTGA
- a CDS encoding alkaline phosphatase D family protein has product MSLSRRTILLSGAAIGAAGAVTGLPAAAGAAAGRPLAYPFTLGVASGDPDHEGFVLWTRLAPQPLAEDGLGGMPDRDVPVHWELAADERFRHVVRRGVAVARARSAHSVHVELAGLLAGREYFYRFRAERHISPTGRTRTAPAPWTMPAALAMGFASCSQYEHGYFTAYRRLAETEPELILHLGDYQYEYAPDTYNVPGGNPRDHEGPETRTLANYRQRHAQYKTDPDLQAAHAVAPWAVVFDDHEVENNWADEVPEAPDPEFPARRAAAFQAYYENMPLRRTTIPRGIDMQLYRRVRWGRLATFHLLDTRQYRDDQACGDGYRDCAAASDPARSITGAEQEAWLLDGFRRSDAQWDILGQQVFFAQRDNNSGPLTVTSMDAWDGYVASRDRITRGWLAAGVRNPVVLTGDVHAHWASDLKLDYADPTSRTVGTELVCSSITSTGDGADSASGSHPWFAFNPHLRFQNNLRGYVRTTITPGQLAADFDVLPYVSRPDAPAYTRASFVIEDRVPGLNQTADNPLPSALRGGAPSVDLGQQTVDQETVRP; this is encoded by the coding sequence GTGTCACTGTCCCGACGTACCATCCTGCTGTCCGGCGCCGCGATCGGCGCCGCGGGCGCGGTCACCGGGCTGCCGGCGGCGGCCGGCGCGGCGGCGGGCCGGCCGCTGGCCTACCCGTTCACCCTCGGGGTGGCCTCCGGCGACCCCGACCACGAGGGGTTCGTGTTGTGGACCCGCCTGGCCCCGCAGCCACTGGCCGAGGACGGCCTCGGCGGCATGCCGGACCGCGACGTGCCGGTGCACTGGGAGTTGGCCGCCGACGAGCGGTTCCGGCACGTGGTGCGCCGCGGGGTCGCGGTCGCCCGCGCCCGCTCGGCGCACAGCGTGCACGTGGAGTTGGCCGGCCTGCTGGCCGGGCGCGAGTACTTCTACCGGTTCCGGGCCGAGCGGCACATCTCGCCGACCGGGCGCACCCGCACCGCCCCGGCACCGTGGACCATGCCCGCCGCCCTCGCGATGGGCTTCGCCTCCTGCTCCCAGTACGAGCACGGCTACTTCACCGCCTACCGGCGGCTGGCCGAGACCGAGCCGGAGCTGATCCTGCACCTGGGCGACTACCAGTACGAGTACGCCCCGGACACCTACAACGTGCCCGGTGGCAACCCCCGTGACCACGAGGGACCGGAGACCCGGACGCTGGCCAACTACCGGCAGCGGCACGCCCAGTACAAGACCGACCCCGACCTGCAGGCCGCGCACGCGGTGGCGCCGTGGGCGGTGGTCTTCGACGACCACGAGGTGGAGAACAACTGGGCCGACGAGGTGCCCGAGGCGCCGGACCCGGAGTTCCCCGCGCGGCGGGCGGCGGCGTTCCAGGCGTACTACGAGAACATGCCGCTGCGGCGCACCACGATCCCCCGCGGCATCGACATGCAGCTCTACCGGCGGGTGCGCTGGGGGCGGCTGGCCACGTTCCACCTGCTCGACACCCGGCAGTACCGCGATGACCAGGCCTGCGGCGACGGCTACCGGGACTGTGCCGCGGCATCCGACCCGGCCCGGTCGATCACCGGGGCCGAGCAGGAGGCGTGGCTGCTGGACGGCTTCCGCCGCTCGGACGCCCAGTGGGACATCCTGGGTCAGCAGGTCTTCTTCGCGCAGCGGGACAACAACTCCGGCCCGCTCACCGTCACCAGCATGGACGCCTGGGACGGCTACGTGGCCTCCCGGGACCGCATCACCCGGGGCTGGCTGGCCGCCGGGGTACGCAACCCGGTGGTGCTGACCGGCGACGTGCACGCCCACTGGGCCAGCGATCTCAAGCTGGACTACGCCGACCCGACCTCACGCACCGTTGGCACCGAGCTGGTCTGCTCCTCGATCACCTCGACCGGTGACGGCGCGGACTCGGCGTCCGGCTCGCACCCGTGGTTCGCGTTCAACCCGCACCTGCGCTTCCAGAACAACCTGCGGGGGTACGTGCGCACCACGATCACCCCGGGGCAGCTCGCCGCCGACTTCGACGTGCTGCCGTACGTCAGCCGGCCGGACGCGCCCGCGTACACCCGGGCGTCGTTCGTGATCGAGGACCGGGTGCCGGGCCTGAACCAGACGGCGGACAACCCGCTGCCGTCGGCGCTGCGGGGCGGCGCGCCGTCCGTCGACCTCGGTCAGCAGACCGTCGACCAGGAGACCGTCCGCCCGTAA
- a CDS encoding heavy-metal-associated domain-containing protein, giving the protein MTVSSYRVIGMACGHCAGFVTEEIERIPGVTAVAVDVEGDTATVTSDRPLDIAEVRAAVEEAGYELP; this is encoded by the coding sequence ATGACCGTCAGCAGCTATCGCGTGATCGGTATGGCCTGCGGGCACTGCGCGGGCTTCGTCACCGAGGAGATCGAACGGATTCCCGGTGTCACCGCCGTGGCGGTGGACGTCGAAGGCGACACCGCCACGGTGACGAGCGACCGACCTCTCGACATCGCGGAGGTGCGTGCCGCCGTGGAGGAAGCCGGTTACGAACTGCCCTGA
- a CDS encoding DUF3052 domain-containing protein — translation MSATAGQAADGVRSLADRFGIEPGMVVMEMGYDEDVDQDLRDALTDRCGDLVDEDTDEVVDAVLVWYRDGDGDLFELLVDALGPLADNGVVWLLTPKAGREGHVEPSEVAESAPTAGLQQTSTVNAGRDWSGARLVLRRGAKAKK, via the coding sequence GTGAGCGCGACCGCTGGTCAGGCCGCCGACGGGGTACGCAGCCTGGCGGACCGGTTCGGAATCGAACCGGGGATGGTCGTCATGGAGATGGGGTACGACGAAGACGTCGACCAGGATCTCCGAGACGCCCTGACCGACCGCTGTGGAGATCTGGTCGACGAGGACACCGACGAGGTGGTCGACGCGGTGCTGGTCTGGTACCGGGACGGCGACGGTGACCTCTTCGAGCTGCTCGTCGACGCCCTCGGCCCGCTGGCCGACAACGGCGTCGTGTGGCTACTCACCCCGAAGGCGGGGCGCGAGGGGCACGTCGAGCCGAGCGAGGTCGCGGAGTCCGCGCCCACCGCCGGCCTTCAACAGACCTCGACCGTCAACGCCGGCCGGGACTGGAGCGGCGCACGTCTGGTGCTGCGTCGAGGGGCCAAGGCCAAGAAGTAA
- a CDS encoding nuclear transport factor 2 family protein has product MGGLDGSDPKEFIVNFFTSFMNDLVHGDEDPAVVVDRYHTPDIVQFADGNLMDRSKLIAHTRPARKHQTGTRWEVHEAIADGDRIAARYTLHFHTSKRAGSVDVHFFGQFADDGRMRQAHLLTRSVPARASDRGQVSQ; this is encoded by the coding sequence ATGGGCGGCCTCGATGGCAGCGATCCGAAAGAGTTCATCGTCAACTTCTTCACCTCCTTCATGAACGATCTGGTTCACGGCGACGAGGATCCGGCAGTGGTCGTCGACCGGTACCACACGCCCGACATCGTGCAGTTCGCCGACGGCAACCTGATGGATCGCAGCAAGCTCATCGCGCACACCCGCCCGGCACGGAAGCACCAGACCGGCACCCGGTGGGAGGTGCACGAGGCGATAGCGGACGGGGACCGGATCGCCGCCCGCTACACACTGCACTTCCACACCTCGAAGCGGGCCGGCAGTGTGGACGTCCACTTCTTCGGGCAGTTCGCCGACGACGGGCGGATGCGTCAGGCGCACCTGCTCACCCGTTCCGTGCCGGCCAGGGCCAGCGACCGCGGGCAGGTGTCGCAATGA